One Streptococcus sp. S1 DNA window includes the following coding sequences:
- a CDS encoding glycosyltransferase family protein — MSEKEQEMTSKKLGLHVGVSFQDTREIREVLDKSVFREEEPTHSQQAEVLEEPVAMEGLEPISDAKSELVAEPERESDQEPEQPLSRMSRRSRKAGVEATKAEVPSVEENTEELEADVVAGSVRRQWKRPVPMEIPLVLSLLISLLHVGVPFLTRFATNQQSQNLYAGWAMTKGQVPFGDFYGTNGLLYYAINWLGSLAGGHWILMILQAIALFFAGTYLYRVVRLLVSDKDTAKNVQLLFYFLVLGLGFGGTYVTLFSLPILFASMNFILAYLIGYRKDEGFILYGAIAAVAFLIDPMTSALFYLLAFLGLTAFNIKQKRWARGFYQLLAALLGFSLVFYPIGYITVLNQTFGYAINQVTYVFNALNFTNGQTFSNVIYYGLLALAFGLVSAFLMSFTKQSSSARRIFRFMGWAGSLVVLVVSIGLPEQGAYQLLPMLPFVLPLFAIWFSRDGEENDGIERRGRKKKNKEVWAAYFTSQVFLPLVALVYLLANPVVQDVVLQSGQSSERSAIASYIKHHTKSKDTIYAWDTTATIYQESDRLAASALLTPTSYLGINENRTNVVQQIDRSEPKYIVVNNQVELTSNMKDLLKENYRLVEKKYRHFKLYQRS; from the coding sequence ATGAGCGAAAAAGAGCAAGAAATGACTTCGAAAAAGTTAGGGCTTCACGTGGGAGTTAGTTTTCAAGATACACGTGAAATTCGCGAAGTGCTAGATAAATCAGTCTTTCGTGAAGAAGAGCCGACTCATAGCCAGCAGGCAGAAGTATTGGAGGAGCCGGTTGCAATGGAAGGATTAGAGCCCATTAGTGATGCAAAGTCAGAACTAGTAGCAGAACCTGAACGAGAATCAGACCAGGAACCGGAGCAACCGCTCAGTCGGATGAGTCGTCGTTCGCGTAAAGCGGGAGTTGAAGCAACAAAAGCGGAAGTACCTAGCGTAGAAGAGAACACGGAGGAGTTAGAGGCAGATGTAGTAGCTGGGTCTGTGCGCCGTCAATGGAAGCGTCCAGTCCCTATGGAGATTCCTCTTGTGTTGAGTCTCTTGATTAGTTTACTGCATGTCGGGGTGCCATTTTTAACCCGTTTTGCCACCAATCAACAATCTCAAAATTTGTATGCTGGCTGGGCAATGACAAAGGGTCAAGTACCGTTTGGTGATTTTTACGGAACCAATGGTCTCCTCTATTATGCAATCAACTGGTTGGGAAGTTTAGCTGGTGGACATTGGATCTTGATGATCCTCCAAGCGATTGCCCTCTTCTTTGCGGGGACTTACCTCTATCGGGTTGTGCGCTTGCTGGTGTCTGATAAAGATACAGCGAAGAATGTCCAGTTGCTCTTTTATTTCTTGGTGCTAGGCCTTGGTTTTGGAGGGACTTATGTGACTCTCTTTAGCCTTCCAATCCTATTTGCCAGCATGAATTTCATTTTGGCTTATCTGATTGGGTATCGTAAGGATGAAGGCTTTATCCTTTATGGTGCGATTGCAGCTGTGGCTTTCTTGATCGATCCGATGACCAGTGCCTTGTTTTATTTGTTGGCCTTCCTTGGATTAACAGCCTTTAATATCAAGCAGAAGAGATGGGCGCGTGGCTTTTATCAACTGCTAGCAGCTCTCCTTGGTTTTTCACTCGTCTTTTATCCAATTGGCTATATCACCGTTTTGAATCAGACTTTTGGCTATGCCATTAACCAAGTAACCTATGTCTTTAATGCCTTGAATTTCACGAATGGACAGACCTTCAGTAATGTTATTTATTACGGATTGTTGGCGCTCGCCTTTGGTTTAGTCTCTGCCTTTTTGATGTCCTTTACTAAGCAAAGTAGCAGTGCTCGCCGGATCTTCCGCTTTATGGGATGGGCAGGTAGCCTGGTAGTCCTCGTCGTGTCTATTGGTCTTCCTGAACAAGGCGCTTACCAATTGTTGCCAATGTTGCCATTTGTTCTTCCCTTGTTTGCGATCTGGTTCTCACGAGATGGGGAAGAAAACGACGGTATCGAACGTCGTGGTCGGAAGAAGAAAAACAAGGAAGTTTGGGCCGCTTACTTTACGAGCCAAGTTTTCTTACCGCTAGTAGCCCTTGTCTATCTGTTGGCGAATCCAGTGGTTCAAGATGTCGTGCTTCAGTCTGGCCAATCGAGTGAACGGAGCGCTATTGCCAGCTACATTAAACATCATACCAAGTCGAAAGATACCATTTATGCTTGGGATACAACGGCTACCATCTATCAAGAAAGTGATCGTTTGGCAGCTTCGGCCTTATTGACCCCGACGTCTTATCTGGGAATTAATGAAAATCGGACCAATGTAGTCCAACAAATCGATCGGTCTGAACCGAAGTATATTGTGGTCAATAATCAGGTAGAGTTGACCTCCAATATGAAGGACTTGCTCAAAGAAAATTATCGTCTAGTTGAGAAGAAATACCGTCATTTCAAACTCTATCAACGCTCTTAA
- the recA gene encoding recombinase RecA → MAKKQKKLDDISKKFGDEREKALNDALKLIEKDFGKGSIMRLGERAEQKVQVMSSGSLALDIALGAGGYPKGRIIEIYGPESSGKTTVALHAVAQAQKEGGIAAFIDAEHALDPSYAAALGVNIDELLLSQPDSGEQGLEIAGKLIDSGAVDLVVVDSVAALVPRAEIDGDIGDSHVGLQARMMSQAMRKLGASINKTKTIAIFINQLREKVGVMFGNPETTPGGRALKFYASVRLDVRGNTQIKGTGDQKDTNVGKETKIKVVKNKVAPPFKEAMVEIMYGEGISRTGELVKIATDLDIIQKAGAWYSYNGEKIGQGSENAKKFLADHPEIFDEIDHKVRVHFGLIEEDEAVKTLDKTEEAAPVVEEVTLDLDDAIEIED, encoded by the coding sequence ATGGCGAAAAAACAGAAAAAATTAGATGATATCTCTAAAAAATTTGGAGATGAGCGTGAAAAAGCGCTCAATGATGCCCTGAAGTTGATCGAAAAGGATTTTGGTAAGGGATCGATCATGCGTTTGGGCGAACGTGCAGAGCAAAAGGTACAAGTCATGAGCTCTGGTTCCTTGGCGCTTGATATTGCCTTGGGTGCTGGTGGTTATCCAAAAGGTCGGATCATCGAAATCTATGGTCCAGAATCATCTGGTAAAACAACCGTTGCCCTCCATGCAGTAGCCCAAGCACAGAAAGAAGGGGGCATTGCTGCCTTTATCGATGCCGAGCATGCCTTGGATCCATCTTATGCAGCAGCTCTTGGGGTCAATATCGACGAACTTCTCTTGTCTCAACCAGACTCAGGGGAACAAGGACTTGAAATTGCTGGTAAATTGATCGACTCTGGTGCGGTTGATTTGGTGGTTGTCGACTCTGTTGCGGCCTTGGTCCCACGTGCGGAAATCGATGGAGATATCGGAGATAGCCACGTTGGTTTGCAAGCGCGGATGATGAGCCAAGCTATGCGTAAACTCGGAGCTTCTATCAATAAGACGAAGACCATTGCCATCTTTATCAACCAATTACGTGAAAAAGTTGGGGTCATGTTTGGGAACCCTGAAACCACACCTGGTGGTCGTGCCCTTAAATTCTATGCTTCTGTCCGTCTAGATGTTCGTGGAAATACTCAAATCAAGGGGACTGGGGACCAAAAAGATACCAACGTTGGTAAGGAAACTAAGATCAAGGTTGTGAAGAACAAGGTGGCTCCACCGTTCAAAGAAGCTATGGTTGAAATTATGTACGGGGAAGGAATTTCACGTACAGGTGAGTTGGTGAAGATTGCAACAGATTTGGATATCATCCAAAAAGCGGGTGCGTGGTACTCCTATAACGGCGAAAAAATTGGTCAAGGATCTGAAAATGCTAAGAAATTCTTGGCTGACCACCCAGAAATTTTTGACGAAATCGACCACAAGGTTCGGGTTCATTTTGGTTTGATCGAAGAAGACGAAGCAGTGAAAACCCTTGATAAAACTGAAGAAGCAGCTCCTGTCGTAGAAGAAGTAACTCTAGATTTAGATGACGCGATTGAAATTGAAGATTAA
- the spx gene encoding transcriptional regulator Spx, producing MIKIYTVSSCTSCKKAKTWLNAHQLTYKEQNLGKEGITKEELLDILTKTENGVASIVSSKNRYAKSLGVDIEDLSVNEVIDIIMETPRILKSPILVDDKRLQVGYKEDDIRAFLPRSVRNVENAEARMRAAL from the coding sequence ATGATTAAAATTTATACAGTGTCAAGTTGTACGAGTTGTAAAAAAGCAAAGACTTGGCTCAACGCTCACCAGCTAACTTATAAAGAACAAAACCTCGGTAAGGAAGGGATCACCAAAGAAGAATTATTGGATATCCTTACAAAGACTGAAAATGGAGTGGCAAGTATTGTCTCTTCAAAAAATCGATACGCTAAAAGTCTAGGAGTGGACATCGAAGACTTGAGTGTCAATGAAGTCATTGACATCATCATGGAAACACCTCGTATTCTTAAAAGTCCGATCTTGGTAGATGACAAACGTCTCCAAGTGGGTTACAAAGAAGATGATATTCGTGCCTTCTTGCCACGATCAGTTCGAAATGTAGAAAATGCAGAAGCGCGGATGCGTGCAGCCCTTTAA
- a CDS encoding SP0191 family lipoprotein — protein MKRKIFLLGALVLCLAGCSQKKQSKTPTSSEQKAIKAKAEQLQKDNKSILQKAEENQVVTRTFVFPTDDKGTQQTQIVTYVGNTFKKLETINVTATNEELKKGIQQVGVEEAQKQLRDSFNKDDAFKEALTVPGFTADLTLENENEYKVTITYNFEAMDVKKAEGMTYFKNNHLPELLKLTPSQFADNLINAGASEQK, from the coding sequence ATGAAAAGGAAAATCTTCTTATTGGGTGCGCTTGTGTTGTGTTTGGCTGGATGCAGTCAAAAAAAGCAATCAAAAACTCCTACCTCAAGTGAGCAAAAAGCAATCAAAGCGAAAGCAGAACAGCTACAAAAGGATAATAAGAGTATCTTGCAAAAGGCAGAAGAAAATCAAGTGGTCACAAGAACCTTTGTCTTTCCAACAGATGATAAGGGGACACAACAGACGCAAATCGTCACCTATGTGGGGAATACTTTCAAAAAGTTGGAGACCATTAATGTAACGGCAACCAATGAAGAATTGAAAAAAGGGATTCAACAGGTTGGAGTTGAGGAAGCGCAAAAGCAATTGAGAGATTCCTTTAACAAGGATGATGCCTTTAAGGAAGCGTTGACAGTTCCTGGCTTCACAGCTGATTTGACCTTGGAAAATGAGAATGAATACAAGGTAACGATCACCTATAACTTTGAAGCGATGGATGTGAAGAAGGCCGAAGGTATGACTTACTTCAAAAACAATCACTTACCAGAGTTGTTGAAGCTGACACCGAGCCAATTTGCGGATAATCTCATCAATGCAGGAGCAAGTGAGCAAAAATAA
- a CDS encoding bifunctional folylpolyglutamate synthase/dihydrofolate synthase, with translation MNKIEQWMNNRIGLNFRSGLDRMEQAVSLLGRPDKAYPILHVTGTNGKGSTIAFLRQLLMAHGKKVGTFTSPHMISIHDRICIGDQPISDEDFTRIGQEVQQMEQTLLQTQDQLSYFEIICLMALLYFKEQAVDVVLLEVGIGGLLDTTNVVTGEIAVITSVGLDHQETLGGTIAEIAQQKAGIFKKGKKAVVGPLSDDAVAVCQERAEQLDVDLHAFQKDFGLEQDCFWNESVDLVLPSLGLKGDYQRENAAVALEAFLLYMEGLDQEVDMDQVKLALQETRWPGRLELFGDQVYLDGAHNPHAMLRLIEFVNSLAGKRVKILFGALKRKDYSGMLQTLQAGLPEAELILTTFHYGEVVAQGDRQDLPYVADYKAYIKEFMDQSRPDEVLFVTGSLYFIAEVRAFLLEG, from the coding sequence GTGAATAAGATTGAGCAATGGATGAATAATCGGATCGGTCTGAATTTTCGATCGGGACTGGATCGTATGGAGCAGGCAGTGAGCCTTTTAGGGAGGCCGGATAAGGCTTATCCGATCCTTCATGTGACAGGAACCAATGGGAAGGGATCCACAATCGCCTTTCTGCGTCAATTGTTGATGGCTCACGGAAAGAAGGTTGGAACCTTTACTTCTCCTCATATGATCAGTATCCATGATCGGATTTGTATTGGGGATCAGCCGATTTCAGATGAAGATTTTACTCGGATTGGCCAAGAAGTCCAACAAATGGAGCAGACCTTGCTTCAAACCCAGGACCAACTCTCTTATTTTGAGATTATCTGCCTCATGGCTCTCTTGTATTTTAAGGAACAAGCTGTGGACGTGGTCTTGTTGGAAGTTGGTATCGGTGGGCTTCTAGATACCACCAATGTAGTGACGGGAGAGATCGCAGTGATCACTTCGGTCGGCCTGGATCACCAGGAAACACTGGGAGGGACGATTGCGGAAATCGCCCAGCAAAAGGCAGGAATCTTTAAGAAGGGCAAGAAAGCTGTGGTGGGTCCCTTGTCGGATGATGCTGTAGCTGTTTGTCAAGAAAGGGCCGAGCAATTGGATGTGGATCTCCACGCCTTCCAGAAAGATTTTGGCTTAGAGCAGGATTGTTTTTGGAATGAAAGTGTGGATCTTGTCTTGCCGTCTCTGGGCTTGAAGGGTGATTACCAACGGGAAAATGCTGCAGTAGCTCTGGAGGCCTTTCTCCTCTATATGGAGGGGCTAGATCAAGAAGTGGATATGGATCAGGTCAAACTGGCCTTACAAGAGACGCGGTGGCCTGGACGTCTAGAGTTGTTTGGTGACCAGGTGTATCTTGATGGCGCCCATAATCCTCATGCTATGTTGCGCTTGATCGAGTTTGTCAATAGCTTGGCAGGAAAACGCGTGAAAATTTTATTTGGGGCCCTCAAGCGAAAAGATTATAGCGGGATGCTCCAAACACTTCAAGCGGGATTGCCAGAAGCAGAATTGATTTTGACGACCTTTCATTACGGAGAAGTGGTAGCACAAGGTGACCGACAAGACTTGCCCTATGTAGCTGACTACAAGGCCTATATCAAAGAATTTATGGATCAGAGTCGTCCAGATGAAGTCTTATTTGTGACAGGATCCTTGTATTTTATTGCGGAAGTAAGGGCATTTTTATTAGAGGGGTAA
- a CDS encoding IreB family regulatory phosphoprotein — MGFTDETVRFNLDDSNRKEISETLKDVYLSLDEKGYNPINQIVGYVLSGDPAYVPRYNNARNQIRKYERDEIVEELVRYYLKGQGIDL, encoded by the coding sequence GTGGGATTTACAGATGAAACAGTACGTTTTAATCTTGATGATTCAAATCGTAAGGAAATTAGCGAGACCTTGAAAGATGTTTACTTGTCACTGGATGAAAAAGGCTACAATCCAATTAATCAAATCGTAGGATACGTACTCAGTGGTGATCCTGCCTATGTACCTCGTTATAATAATGCACGAAACCAAATTCGTAAATATGAACGAGATGAAATCGTTGAAGAATTGGTACGTTATTATTTGAAAGGGCAAGGGATAGACCTCTAA
- a CDS encoding DUF1292 domain-containing protein, with protein sequence MAHDHNHDHEERELITLVDEQGNETLFEILLTIDGKEEFGKNYVLLIPANAEEDENGEVEIQAYSFTENEDGTEGDLQPISEDSDAEWDMIEEVFNSFMEE encoded by the coding sequence ATGGCACATGATCATAACCACGACCATGAAGAACGTGAATTAATCACATTGGTGGATGAACAAGGAAATGAAACCTTGTTTGAAATTCTTTTGACCATTGATGGCAAAGAAGAATTTGGAAAGAACTATGTTCTTTTGATCCCTGCAAATGCAGAAGAAGATGAAAATGGCGAAGTTGAAATCCAAGCATATTCATTTACAGAAAACGAAGACGGAACAGAAGGCGACCTTCAACCAATCTCAGAAGACTCAGATGCAGAATGGGATATGATCGAAGAAGTCTTCAACAGCTTTATGGAGGAGTAA
- the cls gene encoding cardiolipin synthase, whose product MTFRKLRLLMSKYGFSILFMGFELWASFAAFFWLNRWFPHWLSVAVIGLLYVSTILAIVNRNTPPENKVTWLLIAVIPVFGSLLYLMFGERRLSKKEMIQLENMESMKFREDNSHQLRKELKQESKAVYGLVKSILSMDHNADLYNGTASTFYPLGEEMYAQLLEDLRAAKKFIFIEFYIIDEGLMWNSILEILEQKVKEGVEVKLLYDDIGCMATLAGNYTKRLRKMGIDAHKFNKVIPRLTVAYNNRDHRKILVIDGQIGYTGGVNLADEYINHIERFGHWKDSAIRLDGRAVKALTRLFLMNWYINRGEIEDFDRYHIENKAVKGEGLYIPYGSGPKPIYKSQVGKTVYQNMINQATDYVYITTPYLIIDYDLTEDIRNAALRGVDVRIVTPHIPDKKLIQIVTRGAYLDLMDAGVKIYEYTPGFVHSKQVLADDEMAVVGSINFDYRSLAHHYENAVWMYRTPALKKIREDFDHIFEVSQEITEDTFRFTWHQSLIKEIMQLFAPML is encoded by the coding sequence GTGACCTTTCGAAAATTACGTCTATTAATGTCCAAATATGGATTTAGTATTTTGTTTATGGGCTTTGAACTATGGGCATCCTTTGCGGCCTTCTTCTGGCTCAATAGATGGTTCCCGCATTGGCTATCTGTTGCAGTCATTGGGCTCTTATATGTGTCGACGATTCTAGCTATTGTTAATCGAAATACCCCGCCTGAAAATAAGGTTACCTGGCTCTTGATTGCGGTCATTCCTGTCTTTGGATCACTCTTGTATCTCATGTTTGGAGAGCGGCGTTTGTCCAAGAAGGAAATGATCCAGTTGGAAAATATGGAGTCCATGAAGTTTCGAGAGGACAATAGTCATCAGTTGCGTAAGGAGCTCAAGCAAGAAAGCAAGGCTGTCTATGGCTTGGTTAAGTCTATTTTATCCATGGACCACAATGCGGATCTCTACAATGGGACGGCATCGACCTTTTACCCTCTAGGGGAGGAGATGTATGCGCAACTACTAGAGGATCTGCGAGCAGCGAAAAAATTTATCTTCATCGAGTTTTACATCATTGATGAGGGCTTGATGTGGAACAGCATCCTAGAGATTTTAGAACAGAAAGTAAAAGAGGGGGTTGAAGTCAAACTCCTTTATGATGATATCGGCTGTATGGCGACCTTGGCCGGGAACTATACCAAACGGTTGCGAAAGATGGGGATTGATGCCCATAAGTTCAACAAGGTGATTCCCCGTCTAACAGTGGCTTATAACAACCGAGACCACCGCAAGATTCTGGTCATTGATGGGCAGATCGGCTATACGGGTGGTGTCAATTTGGCAGACGAGTACATCAACCACATTGAGCGGTTTGGCCACTGGAAGGACAGTGCTATCCGTTTGGATGGACGGGCTGTTAAGGCCTTGACGCGACTCTTCCTCATGAACTGGTACATTAACCGTGGGGAAATCGAGGATTTTGACCGCTACCATATTGAAAACAAGGCAGTCAAAGGCGAAGGACTCTACATTCCCTATGGGAGTGGACCAAAGCCGATTTACAAGTCGCAGGTCGGAAAGACGGTTTATCAAAATATGATCAACCAGGCAACGGATTACGTCTATATCACGACTCCTTACCTGATCATCGATTATGATTTGACAGAGGATATCCGCAATGCAGCCCTTCGTGGGGTGGATGTTCGAATCGTGACTCCGCATATTCCGGATAAAAAATTAATCCAAATCGTAACTCGTGGGGCTTACTTGGATTTGATGGATGCTGGTGTGAAAATCTATGAGTACACGCCTGGTTTTGTCCACAGTAAGCAAGTGTTAGCAGATGATGAAATGGCGGTTGTAGGGTCGATTAACTTTGATTATCGCAGTTTGGCCCATCACTATGAAAATGCCGTCTGGATGTATCGGACGCCTGCCTTGAAAAAGATTCGGGAGGACTTTGACCATATCTTTGAAGTGTCTCAAGAAATTACAGAGGATACCTTCCGCTTTACATGGCACCAAAGCTTAATCAAGGAAATTATGCAATTGTTCGCACCGATGTTGTAA
- the nrdD gene encoding anaerobic ribonucleoside-triphosphate reductase, translated as MITLREEKLRMAPDIFVEKRDGRRVQFDVEKIYKALLKATEEVTSLTPVMEAKLEAIVDRVIAEILERFPNGVKIYEIQNVVEHELLQANEYAIAESYITYRTQRDFERSKATDINFTIGKLLNKDQAVVNENANKDSDVFNTQRDLTAGIVGKSIGLKMLPKHVANAHQKGDIHYHDLDYSPYTPMTNCCLIDFEGMLRNGFKIGNAEVESPKSIQTATAQISQIIANVASSQYGGCSADRIDEVLAPYAEKNYQKHLADAKEWVLPEKQEDYAWSKTQKDIYDAMQSLEYEINTLFTSNGQTPFTSLGFGLGTNRFEREIQKAILEIRIKGLGSEHRTAIFPKLIFTLKRGLNLEPGTPNYDIKQLALECATKRMYPDVLSYDKIVELTGSFKVPMGCRSFLQGWKDENGVEVNSGRMNLGVVTVNLPRIALESGGDKEKFWQIFNERMNIAEDALVYRVERTKEATPANAPILYQYGAFGKRLGKYDQVDQLFRHRRATVSLGYIGLYEVATVFYGPNWEHNPEAKQFTIDIIKDMKARVEEWSDQYDYHFSIYSTPSESLTDRFCRLDTEKFGKVPDITDKEYYTNSFHYDVRKNPTPFEKLDFEKVYPEAGASGGFIHYCEYPVLQQNPKALEAVWDYAYDRVGYLGTNTPIDRCYKCDFEGDFTPTERGFACPNCGNSDPKTVDVVKRTCGYLGNPQARPMVNGRHKEIAARVKHMNGSTIKSAGHQVTN; from the coding sequence ATGATCACCTTGAGAGAAGAAAAACTGAGAATGGCCCCGGATATTTTTGTTGAAAAACGAGATGGCCGTCGTGTTCAATTCGATGTTGAAAAAATTTATAAAGCCTTGTTGAAGGCGACAGAAGAAGTGACTTCTCTCACTCCAGTGATGGAAGCCAAACTAGAAGCCATTGTCGATCGTGTAATCGCAGAGATTTTGGAACGTTTTCCAAATGGCGTGAAGATTTATGAGATCCAAAATGTTGTCGAACATGAATTGCTTCAAGCCAATGAATATGCGATTGCTGAGAGCTACATTACTTATCGGACTCAACGGGATTTTGAGCGCTCAAAAGCGACGGATATCAACTTTACGATTGGAAAACTCCTCAACAAGGACCAAGCGGTTGTCAATGAAAATGCCAATAAGGACAGCGATGTCTTTAATACGCAACGGGATTTGACGGCAGGGATCGTTGGTAAGTCTATTGGTCTTAAAATGTTGCCTAAACACGTAGCCAATGCCCACCAAAAAGGGGATATCCACTACCATGATTTGGACTATAGCCCTTATACACCGATGACCAACTGCTGTTTGATCGATTTTGAAGGCATGCTCAGAAATGGCTTTAAAATTGGGAATGCAGAAGTCGAAAGTCCTAAGTCCATCCAAACTGCAACGGCTCAAATCTCGCAGATTATTGCCAATGTAGCTTCTAGTCAGTACGGGGGTTGCTCGGCTGACCGGATCGATGAGGTCCTGGCCCCTTATGCAGAAAAGAACTACCAAAAACACTTGGCAGATGCCAAAGAGTGGGTGCTTCCTGAAAAGCAAGAGGACTATGCTTGGAGCAAGACTCAAAAAGATATCTATGATGCCATGCAATCGCTGGAATATGAGATCAATACCCTCTTTACTTCGAACGGGCAAACTCCCTTTACTTCGCTTGGCTTTGGTCTTGGAACCAATCGCTTCGAACGGGAAATCCAAAAGGCGATTTTGGAAATCCGGATTAAGGGACTTGGATCGGAACATCGGACAGCCATCTTTCCAAAACTGATCTTTACCCTCAAGCGGGGGCTCAACCTAGAACCTGGAACGCCCAACTATGATATCAAGCAATTGGCCTTGGAATGTGCGACGAAGCGCATGTACCCAGACGTTTTGTCTTATGACAAGATTGTCGAGTTGACAGGCTCCTTCAAGGTGCCGATGGGATGTCGCTCTTTCCTTCAAGGTTGGAAGGACGAGAATGGTGTGGAAGTTAATTCTGGCCGGATGAATCTTGGGGTCGTGACCGTCAATTTACCTCGGATTGCCTTGGAATCGGGCGGAGACAAGGAGAAGTTCTGGCAAATCTTTAATGAACGGATGAACATCGCTGAAGATGCCTTGGTTTACCGCGTGGAACGCACCAAAGAAGCGACACCAGCCAATGCGCCGATCCTCTACCAATATGGGGCTTTCGGGAAACGCTTGGGTAAATATGATCAGGTAGATCAGCTCTTCCGTCATCGCAGAGCAACCGTTTCTCTTGGCTATATCGGACTCTATGAAGTTGCAACCGTCTTTTATGGTCCAAATTGGGAACACAATCCAGAAGCCAAACAATTCACGATCGATATCATCAAGGATATGAAAGCGCGCGTGGAAGAATGGTCTGACCAGTATGATTACCACTTCTCTATCTATTCGACTCCGTCAGAAAGCTTGACAGACCGCTTCTGTCGCCTGGATACGGAGAAATTTGGTAAGGTTCCAGATATCACAGACAAGGAATACTACACCAATAGTTTCCACTACGATGTTCGTAAGAACCCAACGCCATTTGAGAAGTTGGATTTTGAAAAAGTCTATCCAGAAGCTGGGGCGTCTGGTGGTTTTATCCACTACTGTGAATACCCTGTGCTCCAACAAAATCCAAAAGCCCTTGAAGCGGTTTGGGATTATGCCTATGACCGGGTCGGTTATCTCGGAACCAATACGCCGATTGACCGTTGTTACAAGTGTGATTTTGAGGGAGACTTCACGCCGACTGAGCGCGGATTTGCTTGTCCAAACTGTGGCAATAGCGATCCGAAAACGGTTGATGTGGTCAAACGGACCTGTGGTTATCTAGGAAACCCTCAAGCTCGTCCGATGGTCAATGGCCGTCATAAGGAAATTGCTGCACGGGTCAAACACATGAATGGATCCACTATCAAATCAGCTGGACACCAAGTGACAAATTAG
- the ruvX gene encoding Holliday junction resolvase RuvX: protein MRIMGLDVGSKTVGVAVSDPLGFTAQGLEIIQIDEDKREFGLERLAELVAQYKVDRFVVGLPKNMNNTSGPRVEASQAYGTMIAEKFGLPVDYQDERLTTVAAERMLIEQADISRSKRKKVIDKLAAQLILQNYLDRNF, encoded by the coding sequence ATGAGAATTATGGGATTGGATGTTGGCTCAAAGACCGTTGGGGTTGCTGTGAGTGATCCTCTCGGTTTTACAGCTCAGGGTCTTGAAATCATCCAAATCGATGAAGACAAAAGAGAATTCGGTTTGGAGCGCTTAGCCGAATTAGTAGCTCAATACAAGGTGGACCGTTTTGTTGTGGGCTTGCCGAAAAACATGAACAACACCAGCGGACCGCGTGTGGAAGCCAGTCAGGCTTATGGCACGATGATTGCTGAAAAGTTTGGCTTGCCAGTCGACTACCAAGACGAACGGTTGACGACAGTTGCTGCAGAGCGGATGTTGATCGAGCAAGCAGATATTAGCCGTAGCAAACGCAAAAAAGTCATTGATAAGTTAGCGGCGCAGCTTATTTTACAAAATTATTTAGATCGCAATTTTTAG
- a CDS encoding SP_0198 family lipoprotein translates to MKKIMSILTLAVALFLTACSQQEKATQTSSKQTSASSQTVTSASEEQKEGVSIDGSYRGQDEENTILLVVTGQKGTFTVQDADGEEETKEVSIDSVNQSMRIGDEPYRYRIEGDQLSLEDLEQAEDDQGIIVLTKQ, encoded by the coding sequence ATGAAAAAAATCATGTCTATACTGACCTTGGCAGTAGCCCTTTTCCTGACTGCTTGTAGCCAGCAAGAAAAAGCGACACAGACTTCGAGCAAACAGACGTCTGCTTCATCACAGACTGTGACTTCAGCGAGTGAAGAACAGAAAGAAGGAGTGTCCATAGATGGTAGTTATCGAGGACAGGACGAGGAAAATACGATTCTCTTAGTTGTGACGGGTCAAAAAGGCACGTTTACGGTGCAAGATGCTGATGGCGAAGAAGAAACCAAAGAGGTCAGTATTGATTCGGTCAATCAATCCATGCGTATCGGGGATGAGCCTTATCGCTATCGGATCGAAGGAGATCAGTTATCGCTAGAAGACTTGGAACAGGCAGAGGATGATCAAGGGATTATCGTTTTGACCAAGCAATAA